The Desmonostoc muscorum LEGE 12446 genome includes a region encoding these proteins:
- a CDS encoding type II toxin-antitoxin system YhaV family toxin, which yields MSHQKMAQFKSNGWEVYFHPQLFGRQYQELFERVSRLQEQLPEGAYKTHATVKLFAAITVAIETKITSDIMSG from the coding sequence ATGAGTCATCAGAAGATGGCGCAGTTTAAGAGTAATGGCTGGGAAGTTTACTTTCATCCGCAATTATTTGGCAGACAGTATCAAGAATTATTTGAGCGCGTTTCCCGTTTGCAGGAACAGTTACCGGAGGGTGCATATAAAACTCATGCAACAGTAAAGTTATTTGCTGCCATTACTGTTGCAATTGAGACGAAGATTACCTCTGATATCATGTCCGGCTAA
- a CDS encoding IS5 family transposase, whose translation MAYSSNLTDAEWEIFEPLLQEILPTKKQTRPTNWPKRDIFNGILYQLKNGCNWQDLPKDLPPYSTVYWHYKQWRAAGVFEELMSVLHGQVREQVKKKPHWTTLIIIDSQAVKNTCNASVESKGFCFYKATNGIKRHLAIDTLGFPFFTLCTRANVSDDAGLIEMFTLNIDYFKSKPIDIPKITILLDHGYHPEYLTQELERIYPEIMTKIQFQLSTKPSKQEKAAQGKSGFVPAIARWVIERSNAWMERCKILVKNFERTLVSATAKLNICFIRLMIKRLAAPS comes from the coding sequence ATGGCGTATTCCAGCAACCTCACTGATGCAGAATGGGAAATTTTTGAACCCTTATTGCAAGAGATATTACCGACTAAGAAGCAGACTCGACCGACCAACTGGCCAAAGCGAGATATCTTCAATGGAATTCTCTATCAACTAAAAAATGGATGCAATTGGCAAGACTTACCTAAAGACCTCCCCCCTTATTCCACTGTATATTGGCACTACAAACAGTGGCGAGCAGCCGGGGTATTTGAGGAACTGATGAGTGTCTTACATGGACAAGTGCGTGAACAGGTAAAAAAAAAACCGCACTGGACGACATTGATCATCATTGACTCCCAAGCAGTGAAAAATACCTGCAACGCCAGTGTGGAGTCGAAAGGTTTTTGCTTCTACAAAGCCACCAACGGTATTAAAAGGCATTTGGCTATTGACACCCTTGGGTTTCCCTTTTTTACGCTCTGTACTCGCGCCAATGTCTCGGATGATGCCGGATTAATTGAGATGTTTACTCTCAACATCGACTACTTCAAGTCAAAACCTATCGATATTCCCAAGATTACTATCCTGCTAGATCATGGGTATCACCCAGAATATTTGACTCAGGAGTTAGAGCGAATTTACCCAGAGATCATGACCAAAATTCAGTTTCAACTTTCTACGAAACCCTCAAAACAAGAGAAAGCGGCACAAGGAAAATCTGGATTTGTTCCGGCAATAGCTAGATGGGTGATCGAACGCTCCAATGCTTGGATGGAGCGCTGTAAAATTCTGGTTAAGAACTTTGAACGAACCCTGGTTAGTGCCACTGCCAAACTCAATATCTGCTTCATCAGGCTAATGATTAAGAGGCTTGCAGCACCTTCTTAG
- the coaE gene encoding dephospho-CoA kinase (Dephospho-CoA kinase (CoaE) performs the final step in coenzyme A biosynthesis.), which produces MTKRIIGLTGGIATGKTTVTNYLASTYNLPILDADIYAREAVSVGSPILGAIAKRYGQQILLPDGNLNRQKLGEIIFNREDERNWVESLIHPDVRDRFLQAITQSSSQTLVLVVPLLFEAGMTDLVTEIWVLHCSEEQQLQRLIQRNHLNKEQAQARINSQLSIAEKVARADVVLDNSSTLKALLKQVDAALKNPSLN; this is translated from the coding sequence ATGACAAAACGGATAATCGGCTTAACTGGAGGTATTGCTACAGGCAAAACCACTGTCACAAATTATTTAGCTAGCACTTATAATCTGCCGATTTTGGATGCAGATATTTATGCTAGAGAGGCGGTATCTGTAGGTTCGCCTATTCTGGGTGCGATCGCCAAACGTTACGGGCAACAAATTTTACTACCAGATGGCAACCTCAACCGCCAAAAGCTAGGCGAAATTATCTTTAATCGTGAAGATGAACGTAACTGGGTAGAGAGTTTGATTCATCCTGATGTGCGCGATCGCTTTTTGCAAGCAATTACTCAGTCTTCTTCACAAACACTGGTGTTAGTTGTGCCTCTGTTATTTGAAGCTGGAATGACTGATTTGGTTACAGAAATTTGGGTACTACATTGTTCCGAAGAACAACAACTACAAAGATTGATCCAACGAAATCATTTAAATAAAGAACAAGCACAAGCTCGCATCAATAGTCAATTATCTATCGCAGAAAAAGTGGCTCGTGCAGATGTGGTTTTAGATAACTCTTCTACTCTAAAAGCACTACTAAAACAGGTAGATGCAGCCCTAAAAAATCCAAGTCTAAACTAA
- the cobA gene encoding uroporphyrinogen-III C-methyltransferase, with protein MTNDRGKVYLVGAGPGDVGYLTVKAYNLLATAEVLVYDALVDARLLQCVPADCLKLDVGKRAGKPSTSQGQINKLLVKYCQEGKQVVRLKSGDPLIFGRCTSEMEAMIASGCDFELVPGISSALAAPLLAGIPLTDPVLSRTFAVFTAHEPEALDWEALSRLETLVILMGGLHLGEIVHQLLRYGRSHLTPIAIIRWAGTPQQQIWIAQLGNISEQITGLSLSPAVIVIGEVVGLRKYLQPENIYRESHASIPIAHPMSTNLPPSPSSPLPLAGKTILVTRSVGQSNQFSYRLMSLGATVIEMPTLEIGPPSSWEGLDHAIANLSNFNWLILTSGNGVDYFFTRLIAQGKDSRALAGVKIAVVGEKTAQCLKQYSLQPDFIPPNFVADSLVENFPEELSGKKVLFPRVESGGREILVKELTAKGAEVIEVAAYQSCCPSSIPAAAELALQNRKIDVITFASSKTVQFFCQLTNKIFPSNSNNSHFLDGVCIASIGPQTSQTCHSLFGRTDVEAQEYTLDGLTEALIMWAGR; from the coding sequence ATGACAAATGACAGAGGCAAAGTCTACCTTGTAGGTGCTGGGCCTGGAGATGTGGGGTACCTGACGGTAAAAGCTTACAATCTCTTGGCCACTGCTGAGGTGTTAGTCTACGATGCTTTGGTAGATGCTCGATTATTGCAGTGTGTACCAGCTGATTGCTTGAAATTAGATGTGGGCAAACGTGCTGGTAAACCCAGCACAAGCCAAGGACAAATTAACAAGTTACTGGTAAAGTACTGCCAGGAAGGGAAACAAGTTGTACGGCTCAAATCAGGCGATCCCTTGATTTTTGGGCGTTGCACTTCGGAAATGGAAGCAATGATCGCATCTGGTTGTGATTTTGAACTAGTACCAGGAATTTCCTCAGCCCTTGCAGCACCGTTGTTGGCAGGAATTCCCCTAACAGATCCGGTTTTAAGTCGCACTTTTGCAGTGTTTACAGCTCACGAACCAGAGGCTTTAGATTGGGAGGCGCTATCGCGGTTAGAAACACTAGTAATTTTGATGGGAGGACTACATCTAGGGGAAATTGTACATCAGCTGTTGCGATACGGGCGATCGCATTTAACACCCATAGCCATCATCCGTTGGGCAGGAACTCCACAGCAACAAATTTGGATAGCACAACTGGGCAATATCTCCGAACAAATCACTGGATTATCTCTTTCCCCAGCCGTAATTGTAATTGGCGAAGTTGTTGGGCTACGCAAGTACTTGCAACCTGAGAATATATATAGAGAAAGTCACGCCAGTATTCCCATAGCCCACCCTATGTCAACCAACCTCCCCCCCTCTCCCTCATCTCCCCTTCCCCTTGCTGGCAAAACAATTCTGGTGACACGTTCAGTGGGACAGTCGAATCAATTTAGCTATCGCCTCATGTCCTTGGGTGCAACTGTCATCGAAATGCCTACCTTAGAAATTGGCCCGCCTTCGAGTTGGGAAGGTTTAGATCATGCGATCGCTAATTTATCTAACTTCAACTGGTTAATTCTCACTTCTGGCAATGGCGTAGACTACTTTTTTACCAGACTAATTGCCCAAGGTAAAGATAGCCGTGCATTAGCTGGTGTGAAAATTGCTGTTGTTGGTGAAAAAACAGCGCAATGTCTCAAACAATATTCTCTGCAACCAGATTTTATTCCCCCCAACTTTGTCGCCGATTCTTTAGTGGAAAATTTTCCAGAAGAATTGTCTGGTAAAAAGGTTTTATTTCCCAGAGTTGAAAGCGGCGGTAGAGAAATTTTAGTTAAAGAATTAACTGCCAAAGGAGCAGAAGTTATAGAAGTTGCCGCCTATCAATCTTGTTGTCCTAGCAGTATCCCCGCTGCGGCAGAATTAGCTCTGCAAAATCGCAAGATAGATGTAATTACCTTTGCCAGTTCTAAAACTGTGCAATTTTTCTGCCAACTTACTAATAAGATATTTCCGAGTAACTCTAATAATAGTCATTTCTTAGATGGTGTTTGTATTGCTTCTATTGGCCCTCAAACCTCCCAAACTTGCCATTCTTTATTCGGACGCACAGATGTCGAAGCCCAAGAATATACTTTAGATGGTTTAACCGAAGCATTGATAATGTGGGCAGGGAGATGA
- a CDS encoding tetratricopeptide repeat protein, protein MLKSKNLLAVAIIFGCLSNANSAFGKDVGVVFSGSHSDAVRHYITRCRGTAVPCPYSVARETLLAIVQNSAQAAVPQNKKAVTNFEQGTNLYKQGDLKGAEAAFRKAIELEPKFVEAYVALGNTLDDEGKLQEAIAQYQKAISLDPKSAKAHFHLGNSLYVQGKFPEAITEYKQAISFDPKHAEAHYYLGNALYAQGKPAEAVAEYTTAIRLEPKNAASYNALGNVLYAEGKLEEAIAQYQQAISIDSQDADAHYNLASAFYAQGKLAEAVADYTQAIRLDPKHAQAHTGLANAMDDQGKPQEAIAHYKKAISLVPDYAYAYYNLGISLGREQQIEEAIVNFKKARELFQAEENNEMVERIDQLIEKIKGSGE, encoded by the coding sequence ATGCTAAAAAGTAAGAATCTACTGGCAGTAGCTATTATTTTCGGGTGTTTGAGCAATGCGAATAGTGCTTTTGGTAAAGATGTTGGGGTTGTTTTTAGCGGTTCCCATTCAGATGCGGTACGACATTATATCACCAGGTGTAGGGGCACGGCAGTGCCGTGCCCCTACTCAGTAGCTCGGGAAACGCTACTAGCAATAGTTCAAAACTCTGCTCAAGCCGCAGTTCCTCAGAATAAAAAGGCAGTTACTAACTTTGAACAAGGAACTAATCTCTACAAACAAGGGGATTTAAAAGGAGCAGAAGCGGCTTTTCGGAAAGCAATTGAACTGGAACCAAAATTTGTAGAAGCTTATGTGGCTTTGGGAAATACTCTCGACGATGAAGGTAAATTACAAGAAGCGATCGCACAATATCAAAAAGCCATCAGCCTCGATCCTAAATCTGCCAAAGCCCACTTTCATTTAGGAAATTCTCTCTACGTTCAAGGCAAATTTCCAGAAGCAATTACCGAATACAAACAAGCTATTAGCTTTGATCCCAAACATGCAGAAGCTCACTATTACTTAGGAAACGCTTTATATGCTCAAGGAAAGCCAGCAGAAGCTGTGGCAGAATATACAACAGCCATTCGCCTTGAACCGAAAAATGCCGCAAGTTATAATGCCTTGGGAAATGTTCTATATGCTGAAGGCAAACTAGAAGAAGCGATCGCCCAGTATCAACAAGCCATTAGCATTGATTCCCAAGATGCAGACGCTCACTATAATTTAGCAAGTGCTTTTTACGCTCAAGGCAAGTTAGCCGAAGCAGTGGCCGACTATACCCAAGCAATTCGCCTCGATCCCAAACATGCACAAGCTCATACGGGTTTGGCAAACGCTATGGACGATCAAGGTAAGCCTCAAGAAGCGATCGCACATTATAAAAAAGCCATTAGCCTCGTACCCGATTATGCATACGCTTACTATAATCTCGGCATCAGTCTGGGAAGAGAACAACAAATAGAAGAAGCGATCGTTAATTTCAAAAAAGCCAGAGAATTATTCCAAGCTGAGGAAAATAATGAGATGGTTGAGCGAATTGATCAGCTAATTGAAAAAATTAAGGGGAGTGGGGAGTAG